From the genome of Eucalyptus grandis isolate ANBG69807.140 chromosome 2, ASM1654582v1, whole genome shotgun sequence, one region includes:
- the LOC104432989 gene encoding protein NRT1/ PTR FAMILY 8.3, whose translation MGSLEEERRQLELGLLQDQSNGLYTGDGSVDVKGKPVLKSNTGNWRACPFILGTECCERLAYYGIATNLVTYLTNKLHEGNVSAATNVTTWQGTCYLTPLIGAILADACWGRYWTIAAFSTIYFIGMCTLTLSATVPGLKPAECVDSVCPSATAAQYAVFFLGLYLIALGTGGIKPCVSSFGADQFDDTDSRERVKKGSFFNWFYFSINIGALVSSTLIVWIQDNMGWGLGFGIPAVFMGVAIASFFSGTPLYRFQKPGGSPITRMCQVLVAAFHKWSVEVPEDSSLLYETQEKNSAIEGSRKIEHSDELKCLDKAAVVTDADTKSGDFSNAWRLCTVTQVEELKILIRMFPIWATGIVFSAVYAQMSTMFVEQGEMMDTTIGSFTIPAASLSTFDVISVIFWVPVYDRAIVPIARKFTGKERGFSELQRMGIGLFISVLCMSAAAIVEIKRLQIARELGLVDEDVAVPMSILWQAPQYFLLGAAEIFTFIGQLEFFYDQSPDAMRSLCSALSLLTTSLGNYLSSLILTIVTYVTTQDGQVGWIPDNLNEGHLDYFFWLLAGLSFLNLLVYIVCAMKYKRKKAT comes from the exons ATGGGTTCTTTGGAGGAAGAGAGGCGGCAGCTAGAACTTGGGCTGTTGCAG GATCAGAGTAATGGACTGTACACTGGAGATGGTTCTGTAGACGTCAAAGGAAAGCCTGTCTTGAAAAGCAACACTGGAAATTGGAGAGCATGCCCCTTCATCCTag GCACTGAGTGTTGTGAACGTTTGGCCTACTATGGAATCGCCACTAATCTTGTTACTTACCTCACCAACAAACTACATGAGGGAAATGTATCGGCCGCGACAAATGTTACCACTTGGCAAGGAACTTGCTATCTCACACCTCTAATTGGAGCTATTTTAGCCGATGCTTGCTGGGGAAGATATTGGACAATAGCTGCATTTTCCACAATATACTTCATT GGTATGTGTACATTGACTCTCTCTGCAACAGTTCCTGGGTTGAAGCCTGCAGAATGTGTGGACTCTGTTTGCCCTTCAGCAACGGCAGCCCAATATGCAGTATTTTTCTTAGGGCTCTATCTGATTGCCCTAGGTACTGGGGGGATCAAGCCATGTGTTTCCTCTTTCGGTGCTGATCAGTTTGATGACACTGATTCGAGAGAGCGAGTGAAGAAAGGGTCTTTCTTCAACtggttttatttttccattaacatAGGTGCTCTTGTATCAAGCACTCTTATAGTGTGGATTCAAGACAATATGGGTTGGGGCTTAGGATTCGGTATTCCTGCAGTATTTATGGGAGTTGCTATTGCCAGTTTCTTTTCAGGCACGCCTCTCTATCGATTCCAGAAACCCGGGGGGAGCCCTATCACAAGGATGTGTCAGGTTTTGGTTGCAGCCTTCCATAAGTGGAGCGTGGAGGTCCCTGAGGACAGTAGTCTCCTGTATGAAACACAAGAAAAGAACTCTGCTATAGAAGGAAGCCGCAAAATAGAACACAGCGATGAGTTGAA GTGCCTCGATAAAGCTGCGGTTGTCACTGATGCAGACACCAAAAGCGGGGACTTTTCAAATGCCTGGAGGCTATGTACAGTCACTCAAGTGGAGGAGCTGAAGATTTTGATCCGTATGTTCCCAATCTGGGCCACAGGAATTGTATTTTCTGCTGTATATGCGCAGATGTCTACCATGTTTGTGGAACAAGGGGAGATGATGGACACTACTATCGGCTCTTTCACTATTCCTGCAGCATCTCTATCAACTTTCGATGTCATAAGCGTGATTTTCTGGGTGCCAGTCTACGATCGGGCCATCGTTCCAATAGCAAGGAAATTCACAGGCAAGGAAAGAGGCTTTTCCGAGTTGCAGCGGATGGGAATTGGCCTCTTTATATCAGTTCTCTGCATGTCGGCTGCTGCTATAGTAGAGATTAAGCGTCTCCAAATTGCTAGAGAACTCGGCTTGGTTGATGAAGACGTCGCCGTGCCGATGAGCATCCTTTGGCAAGCGCCACAGTACTTCTTGCTGGGGGCAGCGGAGATATTCACTTTCATCGGGCAGCTCGAGTTCTTCTATGACCAATCTCCAGACGCCATGCGGAGCTTATGCAGCGCGCTGTCGCTCTTGACTACTTCTCTAGGGAATTACCTTAGCTCCTTGATCCTGACGATCGTGACGTATGTCACGACCCAAGACGGGCAGGTCGGATGGATACCCGATAACCTGAACGAGGGCCACCTTGACTACTTCTTCTGGCTTCTAGCCGGGCTCAGCTTCCTGAACTTGCTCGTCTACATCGTCTGTGCCATGAAGTATAAACGGAAGAAGGCCACTTGA
- the LOC104432993 gene encoding glutamate decarboxylase 4 yields MVLSKTASESDVSIHSTFASRYVRTSLPRFKMPENSIPKEAAYQIINDELMLDGNPRLNLASFVTTWMEPECDKLIMDSINKNYVDMDEYPVTTELQNRCVNMIAHLFNAPLGDSEAAVGVGTVGSSEAIMLAGLAFKRKWQNMRRAQGKPCDKPNIVTGANVQVCWEKFARYFEVELKEVKLREGYYVMDPVKAVELVDENTICVAAILGSTLNGEFEDVKLLNDLLLEKNKQTGWNTPIHVDAASGGFIAPFLYPELEWDFRLPLVKSINVSGHKYGLVYAGIGWVIWRSKEDLPEELIFHINYLGADQPTFTLNFSKGSSQVIAQYYQLIRLGEEGYRNVMENCHENAMVLKEGLEKTGYFNIVSKDEGVPLVAFSLNDNSRHDEFEVSEMLRRFGWIVPAYTMPADAQHVTVLRVVIREDFSRTLAERLVQDIKKVIHDLDALPAKIKAKMSADCTAQENGRVNGVKKTAMETQREITDAWKKFVLESKTNKNKIC; encoded by the exons ATGGTGCTCTCCAAAACCGCCTCTGAGTCCGACGTCTCGATCCACTCCACCTTTGCGTCTCGCTATGTCCGGACCTCGCTCCCCAG GTTCAAGATGCCGGAGAACTCCATACCGAAGGAGGCGGCGTACCAGATAATAAACGACGAGCTGATGCTGGACGGGAACCCGAGGCTGAACCTGGCCTCGTTCGTGACGACATGGATGGAGCCGGAGTGCGACAAGCTCATCATGGACTCCATCAACAAGAACTACGTCGACATGGACGAGTACCCCGTCACCACCGAGTTGCAG AACCGATGTGTGAACATGATAGCTCATCTTTTCAATGCACCGCTGGGAGACTCGGAGGCAGCTGTGGGAGTGGGGACGGTTGGGTCGTCGGAGGCCATCATGCTCGCCGGGCTCGCTTTCAAGCGGAAGTGGCAGAACATGCGCAGGGCCCAGGGCAAGCCCTGTGACAAGCCCAACATCGTCACCGGCGCCAACGTCCAG GTGTGCTGGGAGAAATTTGCTAGGTACTTCGAGGTGGAGCTCAAGGAGGTGAAGCTGAGGGAAGGCTACTATGTGATGGACCCGGTGAAGGCAGTGGAGCTGGTGGATGAGAACACCATCTGCGTTGCCGCCATCCTTGGCTCCACCCTCAACGGCGAGTTCGAGGACGTCAAGCTTTTGAACGACCTGTTGCTCGAAAAGAACAAGCAAACCGG ATGGAATACCCCGATCCACGTCGACGCGGCCAGTGGCGGGTTCATTGCGCCGTTCCTGTACCCAGAGCTCGAGTGGGACTTCCGGCTTCCGCTGGTCAAGAGCATCAATGTCAGCGGGCACAAGTACGGGCTGGTCTATGCTGGGATCGGGTGGGTCATCTGGAGGAGCAAAGAGGACTTGCCTGAAGAGCTCATCTTTCACATAAACTATCTTGGTGCTGATCAGCCCACCTTCACCCTCAACTTCTCCAAAG GCTCAAGTCAAGTGATTGCTCAATATTACCAACTTATCAGGTTGGGCGAAGAG GGATACCGAAACGTGATGGAGAACTGCCACGAGAACGCGATGGTGCTGAAGGAGGGGCTCGAGAAGACAGGCTACTTCAACATCGTCTCGAAGGACGAAGGGGTCCCCCTTGTGGCCTTCTCGCTCAACGACAACAGCCGCCATGACGAGTTCGAGGTGTCCGAGATGCTGCGCCGGTTCGGGTGGATTGTCCCTGCCTACACCATGCCCGCGGACGCCCAGCACGTCACTGTGCTCCGTGTGGTGATAAGAGAGGACTTCTCGCGCACGCTGGCCGAGCGCCTCGTGCAGGACATCAAGAAGGTGATCCACGACCTCGACGCGCTCCCTGCGAAGATCAAGGCCAAGATGAGCGCCGACTGCACTGCCCAGGAGAACGGGAGGGTCAACGGCGTGAAGAAGACGGCGATGGAGACACAGAGGGAAATCACGGATGCCTGGAAGAAGTTTGTCTTGGAAAGTAAGACTAACAAGAACAAGATATGCTGA